In Marinibacterium anthonyi, the DNA window CGCCATTGCCGGTGTCGTCGCATGCGCGTTCCTGATGCAGGGCGTCGACACGACACTTCTGACCATCGCCATCCCCACCATCGCGCCGCAACTGGGCGTGTCTGCGGTGGTCATGCACTTTGCGATCACGGCCTATCTGCTGAGCCTTGCGGTCTTCATGCCGATATCCGGCTGGTTCGCGGACCGGTTCGGGCCGCGCCGGGTGTTCCAGGCGGCGATGGTGGTGTTCGTGCTGGGATCGGCGCTGTCGGGGCTGTCGCCGTCGCTGGGGGTGATGGTGCTGGCGCGGTTCCTGCAGGGCTTCGGCGGCGCGATGATGACGCCTGTGGGCCGGCTGATCCTGTTGCGCGCCTTCGGCAAGGGGCGGACGCTGGACGCGATGATGTGGCTGACGATCCCGGTGCTGATCGGGCCGCTTCTGGGCCCGCTTCTGGGTGCGGTGATCGTGCAGTCCTTCGACTGGCGCCTGATCTTTTTCGTCAATGCGCCGGTCTGCCTGATCACGATCGCGCTGGCGCGCTGGCTGATCCCGCCCGATACCGGGGACCGGGTGAAGGTGGGCTTTGACTGGGGCGGGTTCGCACTGGCCGGTATCGCGCTGACGCTGTTCCAGCTGGGGGTCGAACACCTGGGCCACCCGCTGCTGGGCAGCGAATGGGTGACGCTGATCTTCTTCGCCTCGGCGCTGACGGTCTTTCACCTGTACCGCCGCCATGCCCGGCGCCATGACGCGCCGGCGCTGGACCTGGCGCTGTTCCGCATCCCCGCCTTCCGCATCGGCGTGATCGGCGGGGGGATCGGGCGGGTCGGGCTGAATTCGCTGGCCTTCCTGCTGCCGCTGGTCTTCCAGATCGGGCTGGGCATGTCGCCGATCAAGGCGGGGCTGTTGTCGTCCACCGCTGCGCTTGGCGCTTTTGCCGCGAAATCCATCCTGAAGAAGATCGTCGCCACCTGGGGCTATGCCACCACGATTGCCGGGGTCGGCGTGCTGGGCGCCGCGATGATCGCGGGTTTCGCGCTGCTGCATCCGGGCCTGTCGGCCTGGATCGTGGTGCCCTACGTGATCCTCGCCGGCGCCACGCGCACGATCTATTTCAACTCGGTCAACGCGCTGACCTATTCCGAAGTCCCGGCCGAGGAACTGAGCCGGTCCGTCGCGACCGCCGGCGTGTTCCAGCAGCTGGCCATGGGGCTTGGGATCTCGTTGTCGGCGGCGATCCTGTCGCTGGTCAGCGGCGAAGGCCATGTGCTTGAGATGGCGGACTTTTCCAAGGTCTTCGTGATCATGGGCCTGATCCCGATCCTGTCGCTGCCGTTCTTCGCCTGGCTGCGCAACGTGACGGCGAGTGGTTCGGGTCCCACACAGCGCAAGGGGCCCAAGCCGGGCCCCAAACGGGAAAGTGCCCGCGCCTGAGGCACTTGCCCCGAAAAGGGCGCTGAAAAAAACTCAACCCGCCCGTGGGAATAAGTCGTTTGTCGAGAGGCAGGCAGAGGGGGAACACTTGCCCCGATGCATGTGCTGCGCGCGGTCCACCGACTCGCCGCCTGTCCTTTCAAGGAGACCTGACCCCATGACCCAGATCGGCGTTTTCATTCCCATCGGAAGCCGCGGCTGGCTGATCTCGACCACGTCGCCCAAGACGATGCCGTCATTCGACTTCAACCGCACCATCGTGCAGCGCGCCGAGCATTACGGGCTGGATTTCGCGCTGTCGATGATCAAGCTGCGCGGCTACAACGGGCCGTCGGAATACTGGGTGCACAACCTGGAAAGCTTTACGCTGATGGCCGGGATCGCCGCCGTCACCAAGAAGATCCAGCTGTTCGCGTCCTCGGCCATCCTGACATTGCCGCCGGCGCTGACCGCGCGGATGGCGACCACGATCGATTCCATCGCGCCGGGCCGGTTCGGGGTGAACATCGTGACCGGCTGGCAGCCCAAGGAATACCAGCAGATGGGCATCGAGCTGACGCAGGAACATTTCGCCAAGCGCTACGATTACGCCGCCGAATACGTCACCGTGATGAAGGAGCTGTGGGAAAACGGCGTGTCCGATTTCAAGGGCGAATTCTTTCAGATGGACGATTGCAAGCTGTCCCCGCAACCGTCGGCGCATATCCCCATCGTGGGCGCGGGCCAGTCGGAAAAGGGCATGGATTTCGTCGCCCAGCACGGCGATTTCAACTTTGTCGGGGCCGGCGGTCCGGGCAAGGACATCAACTATACCGGCGGGTTGCAGGCCACGGTCGCCAAGGTCGACGCGGCGGCCAAGAAGTTCGGCCGCGATACCGGCGCCTTTACCCTGCTGATGATCATCGCCGACCGGACCGAGGAAATGGCCTTTGCCAAGTGGGAACACTACAAGACCGGCACCGATATCGAGGCGCTGGAATGGCAGGCGACCCAGGCGGGCGCCGACCTGCAGGCCAAGGAGGGTTCGACCGCCGCAGGCCTGAAGATGGGCATCCAGAACCCCCAGCCCACCGGCCTGCTGAAGCTGATCGGGTCCTATGAACAGGTCGCGCAGATGCTGGACGAGATCGCGGTGACCCCGGGGCTGAAGGGCATCATGCTGACCTTCGACGATTTCATCATCGGGATGGAGCAGTTCGGCGAACACATCCAGCCGCTGATGAAGACGCGCAATCCCGCCATGCTGGAGGCTGCAGAATGACCAAGATCGGCGTTTTCGTTCCCATCGGGTCGCGCGGGTGGTTCATGTCGACCACCGCGCCCAAGACCGAACCGACCTTCGACCTGAACAAGACCATCGTTCAGCGGGCGGAATTCTACGGCATGGATTTCGCGCTTGCGATGGTGAAGTTCCGCGGTTTCGACGGCGATTCCGAATACTGGGTGCGCAACCTGGAACCCTTCACGATGATGGCGGGCATTGCCGCCGTGACGTCGAAGATCAAGCTGTATGCGTCGATCCCCCTGCTGATCACGCCGCCGGCGCTGGCCGCGCGGATGGCGGTGACCATCGATTCCATCGCGCCGGGCCGGTTCGGCGTGAACCTGGTGACCGGTTGGCAGCCCAAGGAATACCAGCAGATGGGCCTGTGGCCCGGCGATGAATGGTTCGCCAAGCGCTATGAATACGCGACCGAATACGTGACGGTGATGAAGGAGCTTTGGGAAGACGGCGTGTCCAACTTCAAGGGCGAATTCTTTCAGATGGACGATTGCAGGCTGTCGCCGCAGCCGTCGTCCAAGATCGAGGTCGTGTCGGCCAATTCGTCCGACCGGGGCATGCAGTTCGTGGCCGAACACGCCGATTACAACTTTGTCGGCGCCGGATCGGGCATCAACCAGGTGGACCTGTCGGGCGATCCCGCCGCGCGCCTGATGGCCGCGGCCGAGAAGACGGGCCGCAAGGTGGGCGCGCTGACGCTGGTGACGGTGATCGCCGCGCCGACCGAGGAGATGGCGTTCGCCAAGTGGGACCATTACAAGAAGGGCACCGACATGGGCGCGCTGGCCTGGGCCAAGGCGCAGTCGGGGCAGGACACCAAGGCGTCCGAGAATTCGACCGCCGGCCGCATGGCCCGCAACGCCGAGGCGCAGCTGAAGGATCCGTCCAAGGCGATGCCCAACGGCGGCTTCAAGCTGATCGGGTCCTATGAACAGGTCGCCGGCATGCTGGACCAGATCGGTTCGACCCCGGGGATCGAGGGCATCATGCTGATCTTCGACGATTTCATCGCCGGGATCGAACAGTTCGGCGAACATATCCAGCCGCTGATGAAGACCCGTGGCGCGCCCCTGGCGACGGCGGCGGAATGAGCGGGCCTGTCTGTGCGATGGACGTCTGTGCGATGGACGTCTGAGCGATGGATGGCGCCACGCTGCCCGGCCCCGACCGGTTGACCGCCTCGCAGGCCCTGCGCGCGATGCGCGCGGGGTCGCTTTCGCCATTGGACCTGACGCGGGCCTGTCTGGGACGGGTGGCCGAGGACGATGCGAAAACGCGGGCCTGGATCTGCATGAACCGTGCGGCCGAGGCGCAGGCCCTTGCCGCCTCGGGGCCGCTGGCCGGGATCCCGGTGGGGATCAAGGACATGATCGACACCGCCGACATGCCGACGACGCATAATTCGCCGCTGTACGGCGGGCATCGCCCGGCGGCGGACGCGCCCTGTGTCGAGGTGCTGCGCGCGGCGGGTGCCGTGGTGCTGGGCAAGACGGACACGTTCGAATTCGCCGCCGGCGGGCGCCACGCGGCCACGCTGAACCCGCATGATCATACGCGCACGCCCGGGGGGTCTTCTTCCGGTTCCGCGGCGGCGGTGGGCGGGGGGCATGTGCCCCTGGCCCTGGGCACGCAGACCGGCGGGTCGACCATCCGTCCGGCGGCCTATTGCGGGGCGGTGGCGCTGAAACCGTCCTGGGGGCTGATTTCCACCGAAGGGGTGAAACGGTACGCGGTGAGTTTTGACACCGTGGGGCTGTTTTCGCGGTCGGTGGAGGATTTGGCGCTGCTGGCCGATGTCTATGCCCTGCCCGACGCGCCCGCGCCGCGCGAGGGGCGGCTGAAGCTGGGGTTTTGCCGGACGCCCTGGTTTGATCAGGCCCTGCCCGAGACGGTGGCGCTGTTCGACGAGCTGGAGGCGCTGCTGGCGCCG includes these proteins:
- the hsrA gene encoding High-copy suppressor of rspA produces the protein MDTPLTPGRQIAIAGVVACAFLMQGVDTTLLTIAIPTIAPQLGVSAVVMHFAITAYLLSLAVFMPISGWFADRFGPRRVFQAAMVVFVLGSALSGLSPSLGVMVLARFLQGFGGAMMTPVGRLILLRAFGKGRTLDAMMWLTIPVLIGPLLGPLLGAVIVQSFDWRLIFFVNAPVCLITIALARWLIPPDTGDRVKVGFDWGGFALAGIALTLFQLGVEHLGHPLLGSEWVTLIFFASALTVFHLYRRHARRHDAPALDLALFRIPAFRIGVIGGGIGRVGLNSLAFLLPLVFQIGLGMSPIKAGLLSSTAALGAFAAKSILKKIVATWGYATTIAGVGVLGAAMIAGFALLHPGLSAWIVVPYVILAGATRTIYFNSVNALTYSEVPAEELSRSVATAGVFQQLAMGLGISLSAAILSLVSGEGHVLEMADFSKVFVIMGLIPILSLPFFAWLRNVTASGSGPTQRKGPKPGPKRESARA
- a CDS encoding Pyrimidine monooxygenase, RutA-like protein codes for the protein MTQIGVFIPIGSRGWLISTTSPKTMPSFDFNRTIVQRAEHYGLDFALSMIKLRGYNGPSEYWVHNLESFTLMAGIAAVTKKIQLFASSAILTLPPALTARMATTIDSIAPGRFGVNIVTGWQPKEYQQMGIELTQEHFAKRYDYAAEYVTVMKELWENGVSDFKGEFFQMDDCKLSPQPSAHIPIVGAGQSEKGMDFVAQHGDFNFVGAGGPGKDINYTGGLQATVAKVDAAAKKFGRDTGAFTLLMIIADRTEEMAFAKWEHYKTGTDIEALEWQATQAGADLQAKEGSTAAGLKMGIQNPQPTGLLKLIGSYEQVAQMLDEIAVTPGLKGIMLTFDDFIIGMEQFGEHIQPLMKTRNPAMLEAAE
- a CDS encoding Pyrimidine monooxygenase, RutA-like protein encodes the protein MTKIGVFVPIGSRGWFMSTTAPKTEPTFDLNKTIVQRAEFYGMDFALAMVKFRGFDGDSEYWVRNLEPFTMMAGIAAVTSKIKLYASIPLLITPPALAARMAVTIDSIAPGRFGVNLVTGWQPKEYQQMGLWPGDEWFAKRYEYATEYVTVMKELWEDGVSNFKGEFFQMDDCRLSPQPSSKIEVVSANSSDRGMQFVAEHADYNFVGAGSGINQVDLSGDPAARLMAAAEKTGRKVGALTLVTVIAAPTEEMAFAKWDHYKKGTDMGALAWAKAQSGQDTKASENSTAGRMARNAEAQLKDPSKAMPNGGFKLIGSYEQVAGMLDQIGSTPGIEGIMLIFDDFIAGIEQFGEHIQPLMKTRGAPLATAAE
- the gatA_3 gene encoding Glutamyl-tRNA(Gln) amidotransferase subunit A is translated as MDGATLPGPDRLTASQALRAMRAGSLSPLDLTRACLGRVAEDDAKTRAWICMNRAAEAQALAASGPLAGIPVGIKDMIDTADMPTTHNSPLYGGHRPAADAPCVEVLRAAGAVVLGKTDTFEFAAGGRHAATLNPHDHTRTPGGSSSGSAAAVGGGHVPLALGTQTGGSTIRPAAYCGAVALKPSWGLISTEGVKRYAVSFDTVGLFSRSVEDLALLADVYALPDAPAPREGRLKLGFCRTPWFDQALPETVALFDELEALLAPVADLVPFDVPVGFDEADELHRCVMHCEGASAFLNLVRTRPVLLHDDFHHRVELRGGYTQRQHYEAYDSLALLRIEMEQRMGAVDGVLAPSAPGYAPQLVDGLRPSENPVFNACWTALQVPVVNLPVWAPGATLPLGVSLIAPRAHDRRLLAMAGRLEGLLDRR